One stretch of Xanthomonas sp. DAR 35659 DNA includes these proteins:
- a CDS encoding OPT family oligopeptide transporter, translating to MNNAAAPRQLTFRAVVLAIVLAVVLSAANAYLGLFAGLTIATAIPAAVVSMGVLRLLGGGTILENNIVQTGASAGSSIAAGVIFTIPALVIMGYWPDFKYWWVLGIAGMGGLLGVLFSVPLRRSMIVEDPLPFPEGKAAAEVLKAGDNPGPGLKILALSASIGGLVKLAAASGLKLIPDTWAQATYLGSSKLVGYVGTNLSPALLGVGYIVGLNVGIVVLSGSILSWHIAIPLYQQFFMGSDPALAQSLANAPAAEAAFGIWAAKVRYLGVGAMLIGGVWTLFSLRKSLLSGVKSGFAAARKSTAGTIVADTDRDLPMKWMLVALLLCTLPLLGLYQAIVGQWHVSVPMTIIMIVAGFLFVSVSGYLAGLIGSSNNPVSGITISTILFASAVLVLLLGKSGLAPVGIGGAPIGAVAAIMIGAVVCCAAAVGGDNLQDLKAGYLVGATPWKQQLMLAIGAFSCALIMAPVLNLLAQAYGIGAATPQHPNALAAPQATLMASVAKGLFGGELPWTMIAIGAGVGAAIIAIDEWLKATGKRFRVPVLAAAIGIYLPLELMVPIFLGGLLSHLVERFHKIRADDEEGRDRVHRPGTLFAAGLITGEALMGIAIAVPIVASGRADVLALPEVLHLNQWWGLALLALVGLLLYRTGRKGEPATPRA from the coding sequence ATGAACAACGCTGCTGCACCGCGTCAGCTCACCTTCCGCGCGGTCGTGCTGGCGATCGTGCTGGCCGTCGTGCTGTCGGCCGCCAACGCCTACCTGGGGCTGTTCGCCGGCCTGACCATCGCCACCGCGATCCCCGCGGCGGTGGTGTCGATGGGCGTGCTGCGCCTGCTCGGCGGCGGCACCATCCTCGAGAACAACATCGTGCAGACCGGCGCCTCGGCCGGTTCGTCGATCGCGGCGGGGGTGATCTTCACCATCCCGGCGCTGGTGATCATGGGCTACTGGCCCGACTTCAAGTACTGGTGGGTGCTGGGCATCGCCGGCATGGGCGGCCTGCTCGGGGTGCTGTTCTCGGTGCCGCTGCGGCGCTCGATGATCGTGGAGGATCCGTTGCCCTTCCCCGAAGGCAAGGCCGCGGCGGAAGTGCTCAAGGCCGGCGACAATCCGGGGCCGGGCCTGAAGATCCTGGCGCTGTCGGCGAGCATCGGCGGGCTGGTCAAGCTGGCCGCGGCCAGCGGCCTGAAACTGATCCCGGATACCTGGGCGCAGGCCACCTACCTGGGCAGCAGCAAGCTGGTCGGCTACGTCGGCACCAACCTGTCGCCGGCGCTGCTGGGCGTGGGCTACATCGTCGGGCTCAACGTCGGCATCGTGGTGCTGTCCGGCTCGATCCTGTCCTGGCACATCGCCATCCCGCTGTACCAGCAGTTCTTCATGGGCTCCGACCCGGCGCTGGCGCAGAGCCTGGCGAATGCGCCGGCAGCCGAGGCCGCGTTCGGCATCTGGGCGGCCAAGGTGCGCTACCTGGGCGTGGGCGCGATGCTGATCGGCGGCGTGTGGACGCTGTTCTCGCTGCGCAAGTCGTTGCTGTCGGGCGTGAAGAGCGGCTTCGCCGCCGCCCGCAAGAGCACCGCCGGCACCATCGTGGCCGACACCGACCGCGACCTGCCGATGAAATGGATGCTGGTGGCGCTGCTGCTGTGCACGCTGCCGCTGCTGGGGCTGTATCAGGCCATCGTCGGCCAGTGGCACGTGAGCGTGCCGATGACCATCATCATGATCGTCGCCGGCTTCCTGTTCGTGTCGGTGTCCGGCTACCTGGCCGGCCTGATCGGCTCGTCGAACAACCCGGTGTCCGGCATCACCATCTCCACCATCCTGTTCGCCTCGGCGGTGCTGGTGCTGCTGCTGGGCAAGAGCGGACTGGCGCCGGTGGGCATCGGCGGCGCGCCGATCGGCGCGGTCGCGGCGATCATGATCGGCGCGGTCGTGTGCTGCGCCGCAGCGGTGGGCGGCGACAACCTGCAGGATCTGAAGGCCGGCTACCTGGTCGGCGCCACGCCGTGGAAGCAGCAGCTGATGCTGGCGATCGGTGCGTTCTCCTGCGCGCTGATCATGGCGCCGGTGCTGAACCTGCTGGCCCAGGCCTACGGCATCGGCGCGGCGACGCCGCAGCACCCGAACGCGCTGGCCGCACCGCAGGCGACGCTGATGGCCTCGGTGGCCAAGGGCCTGTTCGGCGGCGAACTGCCGTGGACCATGATCGCCATCGGCGCCGGCGTCGGCGCGGCGATCATCGCCATCGACGAGTGGCTGAAGGCGACCGGCAAGCGCTTCCGCGTGCCGGTGCTGGCCGCGGCGATCGGCATCTACCTGCCGCTGGAGCTGATGGTGCCGATCTTCCTGGGCGGCCTGCTCAGCCACCTGGTCGAGCGCTTCCACAAGATCCGCGCCGACGACGAAGAGGGCCGCGATCGCGTGCACCGTCCGGGCACCCTGTTCGCCGCCGGCCTGATCACCGGCGAGGCGCTGATGGGCATCGCCATCGCCGTGCCGATCGTGGCGTCCGGCCGTGCCGACGTGCTGGCGCTGCCGGAAGTGCTGCATCTGAACCAGTGGTGGGGCCTGGCGTTGCTCGCCCTGGTCGGCTTGCTGCTGTACCGCACCGGCCGCAAGGGCGAACCAGCCACGCCGCGCGCGTAA